A stretch of Perognathus longimembris pacificus isolate PPM17 chromosome 1, ASM2315922v1, whole genome shotgun sequence DNA encodes these proteins:
- the LOC125347308 gene encoding apolipoprotein L2-like, translating to MELEQDDFVPMAMERSRGGTGLEWKHSTRNLLGIPSAGAKKNGGLPRRIFAERVADFLADQLGPDYVTLLVTEDQAWEVFVSAAELSRDEDDELRGALKKLPAAMAVEDKDRPQKDLQDRKIFLQRFPQMKTETEGCIRRLRALADEVSKVHRDCTISNMVADSTRAASGLLLLLGLTLAPFTAGLSLGLSLGGMGLGAAASVSSAAIGTVEGRNRSSVKAEASNLVSDNMETLEDYLVAAGKISPEVVLASDKFVQLLRDIGKHIHALSQAKANPQVLRQARGLMNTWRSSRGFESVERASRGTALAMTRGPPILGVVPAGVLRGLDMASPVQGSQHLSERAESELAAELRRVAQELESRLELLVRVQRELSSGPAQ from the exons ATGGAGCTGGAACAGGATGACTTCGTACCAATGGCCATGGAGCGCAGCAGAGGAGGGACAGG CCTGGAGTGGAAGCACAGCACAAGAAATCTTCTCGGGATTCCCTCAGCTGGCGCTAAGAAAAATGGCGGCCTCCCCAG AAGAATATTTGCTGAGCGTGTTGCTGATTTTCTTGCGGACCAACTGGGCCCAGACTATGTCACCCTCCTGGTGACTGAAGACCAAGCCTGGGAGGTGTTTGTGTCCGCTGCCGAGCTGTCCAG GGATGAAGACGATGAGCTGCGGGGAGCTCTGAAGAAGCTCCCAGCAGCCATGGCTGTGGAGGACAAAGACAGGCCCCAGAAAGACCTTCAGGATAGGAAGATCTTCTTGCAGAGGTTTCCACAGATGAAAACAGAGACTGAGGGTTGCATCAGGAGGCTCCGGGCCCTTGCAGACGAGGTCAGCAAGGTGCACAGGGACTGCACCATCTCCAACATGGTGGCCGACTCCACCCGCGCTGCCTCCGGACTCCTGCTCCTCCTTGGCCTGACTCTGGCACCCTTCACCGCGGGCCTCAGTCTGGGGCTGTCTCTGGGTGGGATGGGGCTGGGAGCAGCAGCTTCGGTGAGTAGTGCTGCCATCGGCACCGTGGAAGGAAGAAATAGGTCATCTGTCAAAGCAGAAGCCAGCAACCTGGTATCAGACAACATGGAGACGTTGGAAGATTATTTAGTGGCTGCGGGTAAGATCTCACCTGAAGTTGTGTTGGCATCTGACAAGTTCGTCCAACTCCTGAGAGACATAGGGAAGCACATCCATGCTTTAAGCCAGGCCAAAGCCAACCCCCAGGTACTACGGCAGGCGAGGGGCCTAATGAACACTTGGAGATCTTCGAGAGGCTTTGAGAGTGTGGAGAGAGCCTCTCGGGGCACGGCATTAGCTATGACCAGGGGACCCCCAATCTTGGGGGTAGTCCCTGCAGGTGTCCTGCGTGGGCTGGACATGGCCAGCCCTGTGCAAGGTTCACAGCATTTGTCTGAGAGGGCAGAGTCAGAGTTGGCCGCAGAGCTGCGCAGGGTGGCTCAGGAGCTGGAGAGCAGGTTGGAGTTGCTTGTCAGGGTCCAGAGGGAGCTGTCATCAGGCCCAGCTCAGTGA